One genomic segment of Capricornis sumatraensis isolate serow.1 chromosome 6, serow.2, whole genome shotgun sequence includes these proteins:
- the EGR3 gene encoding early growth response protein 3 isoform X1 translates to MTGKLAEKLPVTMSSLLNQLPDNLYPEEIPSALNLFSGSSDSVAHYNQMATENVMDIGLTNEKPNPELSYSGSFQPAPGNKTVTYLGKFAFDSPSNWCQDNIISLMSAGILGVPPASGALSTQTSTASMVQPPQGDVEAMYPALPPYSNCSDLYSEPVSFHDPQGNPGLAYSPQDYQSAKPALDSNLFPMIPDYNLYHHPNDMGSMPEHKPFQGMDPIRVNPPPITPLETIKAFKDKQIHPGFGSLPQPPLTLKPIRPRKYPNRPSKTPLHERPHACPAEGCDRRFSRSDELTRHLRIHTGHKPFQCRICMRSFSRSDHLTTHIRTHTGEKPFACEFCGRKFARSDERKRHAKIHLKQKEKKADKGGAPSASSAAPVSLAPVVTTCA, encoded by the exons ATGACCGGCAAACTCGCCGAGAAGCTGCCGGTGACCATGAGCAGTTTGCTAAACCAACTGCCTGACAATCTGTACCCCGAGGAGATCCCCAGCGCGCTCAACCTCTTTTCTGGCAGCAGCGACTCGGTAGCCCATTACAATCAGATGGCTACAG AGAATGTGATGGACATCGGTCTGACCAACGAGAAGCCCAACCCGGAACTCTCATATTCGGGCTCCTTCCAGCCAGCCCCCGGCAACAAGACCGTGACCTACTTGGGAAAGTTCGCCTTCGACTCCCCTTCCAACTGGTGCCAGGACAACATCATTAGCCTCATGAGCGCCGGCATTTTGGGGGTGCCCCCAGCCTCTGGGGCACTCAGCACGCAGACCTCCACGGCCAGCATGGTGCAGCCGCCGCAGGGGGACGTAGAGGCCATGTATCCGGCGCTGCCCCCTTATTCTAACTGCAGTGATCTCTACTCGGAGCCTGTGTCTTTCCACGACCCCCAGGGCAACCCCGGGCTCGCCTATTCCCCCCAGGATTATCAATCGGCCAAACCGGCCTTGGACAGCAACCTCTTCCCCATGATTCCCGACTACAATCTATACCACCACCCCAACGACATGGGCTCCATGCCGGAGCACAAGCCCTTCCAGGGCATGGACCCCATCCGTGTCAACCCGCCCCCTATTACCCCGCTGGAGACCATCAAGGCATTCAAAGACAAGCAGATCCACCCGGGCTTTGGCAGCCTGCCCCAGCCGCCGCTCACGCTCAAGCCCATACGGCCTCGCAAGTACCCCAACCGACCTAGCAAGACCCCTCTCCACGAGCGGCCACACGCGTGCCCGGCGGAGGGCTGCGACCGCCGCTTCAGCCGCTCGGACGAGCTGACCCGGCATCTGCGCATCCACACGGGCCACAAGCCCTTCCAGTGCAGGATCTGCATGCGGAGCTTCAGCCGCAGCGACCACCTTACCACTCACATCCGCACGCATACGGGCGAGAAACCCTTTGCCTGCGAGTTCTGCGGGCGCAAGTTTGCGCGCAGCGACGAACGCAAGCGCCACGCCAAGATCCACCTcaagcaaaaagagaagaaagcggATAAGGGGGGTGCGCCTTCTGCGTCCTCGGCGGCCCCGGTGTCCCTGGCCCCTGTGGTCACCACCTGCGCCTGA
- the EGR3 gene encoding early growth response protein 3 isoform X2, whose product MEPCAAWSPRGGRENVMDIGLTNEKPNPELSYSGSFQPAPGNKTVTYLGKFAFDSPSNWCQDNIISLMSAGILGVPPASGALSTQTSTASMVQPPQGDVEAMYPALPPYSNCSDLYSEPVSFHDPQGNPGLAYSPQDYQSAKPALDSNLFPMIPDYNLYHHPNDMGSMPEHKPFQGMDPIRVNPPPITPLETIKAFKDKQIHPGFGSLPQPPLTLKPIRPRKYPNRPSKTPLHERPHACPAEGCDRRFSRSDELTRHLRIHTGHKPFQCRICMRSFSRSDHLTTHIRTHTGEKPFACEFCGRKFARSDERKRHAKIHLKQKEKKADKGGAPSASSAAPVSLAPVVTTCA is encoded by the exons ATGGAGCCATGTGCGGCGTGGAGTCCCCGCGGTGGGAGAG AGAATGTGATGGACATCGGTCTGACCAACGAGAAGCCCAACCCGGAACTCTCATATTCGGGCTCCTTCCAGCCAGCCCCCGGCAACAAGACCGTGACCTACTTGGGAAAGTTCGCCTTCGACTCCCCTTCCAACTGGTGCCAGGACAACATCATTAGCCTCATGAGCGCCGGCATTTTGGGGGTGCCCCCAGCCTCTGGGGCACTCAGCACGCAGACCTCCACGGCCAGCATGGTGCAGCCGCCGCAGGGGGACGTAGAGGCCATGTATCCGGCGCTGCCCCCTTATTCTAACTGCAGTGATCTCTACTCGGAGCCTGTGTCTTTCCACGACCCCCAGGGCAACCCCGGGCTCGCCTATTCCCCCCAGGATTATCAATCGGCCAAACCGGCCTTGGACAGCAACCTCTTCCCCATGATTCCCGACTACAATCTATACCACCACCCCAACGACATGGGCTCCATGCCGGAGCACAAGCCCTTCCAGGGCATGGACCCCATCCGTGTCAACCCGCCCCCTATTACCCCGCTGGAGACCATCAAGGCATTCAAAGACAAGCAGATCCACCCGGGCTTTGGCAGCCTGCCCCAGCCGCCGCTCACGCTCAAGCCCATACGGCCTCGCAAGTACCCCAACCGACCTAGCAAGACCCCTCTCCACGAGCGGCCACACGCGTGCCCGGCGGAGGGCTGCGACCGCCGCTTCAGCCGCTCGGACGAGCTGACCCGGCATCTGCGCATCCACACGGGCCACAAGCCCTTCCAGTGCAGGATCTGCATGCGGAGCTTCAGCCGCAGCGACCACCTTACCACTCACATCCGCACGCATACGGGCGAGAAACCCTTTGCCTGCGAGTTCTGCGGGCGCAAGTTTGCGCGCAGCGACGAACGCAAGCGCCACGCCAAGATCCACCTcaagcaaaaagagaagaaagcggATAAGGGGGGTGCGCCTTCTGCGTCCTCGGCGGCCCCGGTGTCCCTGGCCCCTGTGGTCACCACCTGCGCCTGA